One Gemmatimonadota bacterium genomic region harbors:
- a CDS encoding septum formation initiator family protein, whose translation MRWIILALIAIAFGYLYVGGTYGWYNMWKLRNQKSQLQAELKELESGKRDLTGELELLGGDAEADERTRFELERRAREEHGMARQDELIYRFPAEEEDTTEVKPSDPAP comes from the coding sequence TTGAGGTGGATTATCCTCGCGCTGATCGCCATCGCCTTCGGCTACCTCTATGTCGGCGGCACCTACGGCTGGTACAACATGTGGAAACTCAGGAATCAGAAATCCCAGTTGCAGGCCGAACTGAAGGAACTTGAATCGGGGAAGCGGGATCTCACCGGCGAACTGGAGCTGCTGGGGGGCGATGCCGAGGCGGATGAACGGACGCGCTTCGAACTGGAAAGGCGGGCCCGGGAGGAACACGGCATGGCCCGGCAGGACGAGTTGATTTACCGATTCCCCGCGGAAGAAGAGGATACGACCGAAGTCAAGCCGTCAGATCCCGCCCCCTGA
- the eno gene encoding phosphopyruvate hydratase, with translation MTDIVSIHGREVLDSRGNPTVEAEVRLSCGAFGRAIVPSGASTGAHEAHERRDGDGSRYLGKGVLRAVASVNGEIAAALRGRDGTDQAGADRAMTELDGSANKDVIGANAILGVSLAVAHAAAAAAGQPLYRYLGGDEARTLPVPMMNVLNGGSHADNNVDLQEFMIMPVGASAFSEALRMGAEVFHSLKGVLQKHGYVTSVGDEGGFAPNLSSNAEAIEVLMSGISDAGYDPGSDVVIALDAAASEFHGQGVYRLEAESTPEKTAQELIDFYADLVGRYPVASIEDGVAEDDWTGWKLLTERLGGEVQLVGDDLFVTNTGRLSRGIRRGIANSILIKINQIGTLTETFEAIDMAQSSGYATVISHRSGETEDTTIADIAVAKSAGQIKTGSLCRSERTAKYNQLLRIEESLGDRARYAGRAVLRRAS, from the coding sequence ATGACAGATATCGTTTCAATACATGGCCGTGAAGTACTGGATTCCAGGGGGAACCCCACCGTGGAGGCCGAAGTGCGGCTTTCCTGTGGCGCCTTCGGACGGGCGATCGTGCCTTCGGGCGCTTCGACCGGCGCGCACGAAGCCCATGAGCGCCGTGACGGCGACGGTTCCCGCTACCTTGGGAAAGGCGTGCTTCGGGCCGTGGCCAGCGTCAACGGCGAGATCGCCGCTGCGTTGCGCGGCCGGGACGGGACCGACCAGGCCGGGGCGGACCGTGCCATGACCGAACTCGACGGTTCGGCCAACAAGGACGTCATTGGCGCCAACGCCATCCTCGGCGTGTCGCTGGCGGTGGCCCACGCGGCGGCGGCGGCGGCCGGCCAGCCGCTGTACCGTTACCTCGGCGGCGACGAGGCCCGCACGCTTCCCGTCCCCATGATGAACGTCCTGAACGGGGGATCTCACGCCGACAACAACGTCGACCTGCAGGAGTTCATGATCATGCCCGTCGGCGCCTCTGCCTTCTCGGAAGCGTTGCGCATGGGCGCCGAGGTCTTCCACAGCCTGAAGGGAGTACTCCAGAAGCACGGGTACGTCACCTCCGTGGGCGACGAAGGCGGTTTCGCCCCGAATCTCTCGTCGAACGCGGAAGCTATCGAGGTGCTGATGTCGGGTATCTCGGATGCCGGTTACGATCCGGGCTCCGACGTCGTGATCGCCCTCGACGCCGCGGCCTCCGAGTTCCATGGGCAGGGGGTCTACCGGCTGGAAGCGGAATCCACGCCCGAAAAGACGGCGCAGGAACTGATCGACTTCTACGCGGACCTGGTGGGCAGGTATCCCGTGGCGTCCATAGAAGACGGGGTGGCGGAGGACGACTGGACCGGATGGAAACTGCTGACGGAGCGGCTCGGCGGTGAGGTGCAGCTCGTCGGCGACGATCTCTTCGTGACCAACACCGGCCGGCTTTCACGCGGCATCCGGCGCGGCATCGCCAACAGCATTCTGATCAAGATCAACCAGATCGGGACGCTGACAGAGACCTTCGAAGCCATCGATATGGCGCAGTCGTCGGGATACGCCACGGTGATCTCCCATCGATCCGGGGAAACGGAAGACACGACGATCGCGGATATCGCGGTCGCGAAATCGGCCGGCCAGATCAAGACGGGTTCCCTTTGCCGTTCCGAGCGGACCGCGAAGTACAATCAGCTGCTGCGGATAGAAGAATCCCTGGGCGACCGGGCCAGGTACGCGGGCCGGGCCGTCCTGCGCCGAGCCTCGTAA